Proteins co-encoded in one Lysobacter solisilvae genomic window:
- a CDS encoding c-type cytochrome, protein MRHARVLGLVGLSAFAAAAVAFAQATVTPVPDNAPVQTAPLVEKPATWGDVKAGATKAGTCAACHGLDGNPTDPQYPRLAGQSERYLAHQIALFKSGERNTGMAAVMKPFADALTAQDARDLGAYFATQKPGAGIADDMVVSAGTYKDKKFFEIGQQLFRSGDKARGLPACMACHGPAGAGNPGPAYPAVAGQQSAYTQRRLEEYRAGTTTQANPAQFQIMASIAGKLSDEEIRALSSYLQGLHARPAGVAATPAVAPATGG, encoded by the coding sequence ATGCGCCACGCCCGCGTCCTCGGCCTCGTCGGCCTGTCTGCCTTTGCAGCAGCCGCCGTTGCCTTCGCCCAAGCCACGGTCACCCCGGTGCCGGACAACGCACCCGTGCAGACCGCGCCGCTGGTCGAGAAGCCGGCGACCTGGGGCGACGTGAAGGCGGGCGCCACCAAGGCCGGCACCTGCGCGGCCTGCCACGGCCTGGACGGCAACCCGACCGACCCGCAATACCCGCGCCTGGCCGGCCAGAGCGAGCGCTACCTGGCCCACCAGATCGCCCTGTTCAAGAGCGGCGAGCGCAACACCGGCATGGCGGCCGTCATGAAGCCCTTCGCCGACGCGCTGACCGCGCAGGACGCCCGCGACCTGGGCGCCTACTTCGCCACCCAGAAGCCGGGCGCCGGCATCGCCGACGACATGGTCGTCAGCGCCGGCACCTACAAGGACAAGAAGTTCTTCGAGATCGGCCAGCAGCTGTTCCGCAGCGGCGACAAGGCCCGCGGCCTGCCCGCCTGCATGGCCTGCCACGGCCCCGCCGGCGCCGGCAACCCCGGTCCCGCCTACCCGGCGGTCGCCGGCCAGCAGTCGGCCTATACCCAGCGCCGCCTGGAGGAATACCGCGCCGGCACCACCACCCAGGCCAATCCGGCCCAGTTCCAGATCATGGCCTCGATCGCCGGCAAGCTCAGCGACGAGGAGATCCGCGCGCTGTCGAGCTACCTGCAGGGCCTGCACGCCCGTCCGGCCGGCGTCGCCGCGACTCCGGCCGTCGCCCCCGCTACCGGCGGCTGA
- a CDS encoding thiol:disulfide interchange protein DsbA/DsbL, producing the protein MTARIALLLALLLSTALSTALAPVTAYAAPAAPAAPALVEGQDYTVIADGQPYAPLAGKIEVAEIFLYTCHHCANFDPMVQAWKARLPKDVRFSYVPLVYEADDALGQAYFAAESMGALGTTHARTFQAIHEAHTLPRNATLGEVASYYAELGLDAGRFTAAAASPAVAAKMARAREFALGSGLEGTPALVVNGRYLVTGRTFEDQLRIAGQLVARERAAAKRRR; encoded by the coding sequence ATGACCGCACGAATCGCCCTGCTGCTGGCCCTGCTCCTCTCGACCGCGCTCTCCACCGCGCTCGCCCCGGTGACGGCGTACGCCGCGCCTGCCGCGCCGGCGGCCCCGGCCCTCGTCGAGGGCCAGGACTACACCGTCATCGCCGACGGCCAGCCGTATGCGCCGCTGGCGGGCAAGATCGAAGTGGCCGAGATCTTCCTCTACACCTGCCACCACTGCGCCAACTTCGACCCGATGGTGCAGGCGTGGAAGGCCAGGCTGCCCAAGGACGTGCGCTTCAGCTACGTCCCGCTGGTGTACGAAGCCGACGACGCGCTGGGCCAGGCCTACTTCGCCGCCGAGAGCATGGGCGCGCTGGGCACGACCCACGCCCGCACCTTCCAGGCGATCCACGAGGCGCACACGCTTCCCCGCAACGCCACCCTGGGCGAAGTAGCCTCCTACTACGCCGAACTCGGCCTGGACGCCGGCCGGTTCACGGCCGCCGCCGCCAGCCCCGCCGTCGCGGCGAAGATGGCGCGGGCCCGTGAGTTCGCGCTGGGCAGCGGCCTGGAAGGCACGCCGGCGCTGGTGGTGAACGGCCGTTACCTCGTCACCGGCCGGACCTTCGAGGACCAGCTGCGCATCGCCGGCCAGCTGGTCGCCCGCGAACGCGCGGCCGCCAAGCGCCGCCGCTGA
- a CDS encoding thiol:disulfide interchange protein DsbA/DsbL produces MSLRATLLLTLLLPLAACNKDAPAPTAETAPATTEAATPAAPATDAPATAATPAAPVAESADIPPAASPDVPVGPAPVAGIDYEEIAGGQPFEPGSGKIEVVEVFSYTCPHCAAFEPLVRAWRARQPADVKFTPVAGPFGGNPEPFARAYYAAESLGLLGKTHEAMFRAVHLDHKIDMHDANAETISAWYAGYGADAAQFASTMGSFAVDAKFKRALQFMQRSAVDSSPSVVVDGKYKIKGKTLEDTLRIATHLVAQERAARSGG; encoded by the coding sequence ATGAGCTTGCGTGCCACCCTGCTGCTGACCCTGCTGTTGCCGCTGGCGGCCTGTAACAAGGACGCTCCGGCACCCACCGCCGAGACCGCGCCGGCCACCACGGAAGCCGCCACCCCGGCCGCTCCGGCGACCGATGCACCGGCTACCGCGGCCACCCCGGCCGCGCCTGTCGCCGAGTCGGCGGACATTCCGCCGGCCGCCAGCCCCGACGTCCCGGTCGGCCCCGCCCCGGTCGCGGGCATCGACTACGAGGAGATCGCCGGTGGCCAGCCGTTCGAGCCGGGCAGCGGCAAGATCGAAGTGGTCGAAGTCTTCAGCTACACCTGCCCCCACTGCGCCGCGTTCGAACCGCTGGTCCGCGCCTGGCGCGCCCGCCAGCCGGCCGACGTGAAGTTCACCCCGGTGGCGGGCCCGTTCGGCGGCAATCCCGAGCCTTTCGCGCGCGCCTACTACGCGGCCGAATCGCTGGGCCTGCTGGGCAAGACGCACGAGGCGATGTTCCGTGCCGTGCATCTGGACCACAAGATCGACATGCACGACGCCAACGCCGAGACCATCAGCGCCTGGTACGCCGGCTACGGCGCCGACGCCGCCCAGTTCGCCAGCACCATGGGCAGCTTCGCGGTGGACGCCAAGTTCAAGCGCGCCCTGCAGTTCATGCAGCGCAGCGCCGTCGACTCCAGCCCGAGCGTGGTGGTGGACGGCAAGTACAAGATCAAGGGCAAGACCCTGGAAGACACCCTGCGCATCGCCACGCACCTGGTGGCCCAGGAGCGCGCCGCGCGCAGCGGCGGCTGA
- a CDS encoding endonuclease/exonuclease/phosphatase family protein has translation MLSANIQAGSSTRRYSDYAMRSWSHVLPMGKRLSLDTIAQLAGEHDIVGLNESDPGSLRSGFTNQTHYLAQRGGFHYWSHQPNRRVGGVASSANGLLSRLEPIEVIDHALPGRIAGRGVLLAHFGNDNRGLTIAVAHLSLGAASRASQLSFIAELLHDHPNAVLMGDFNCDLERPEMQALFKRTRLQPPDSVVATFPSWRPQRAIDHILLGDGLVRHHARAMAAAASDHLALSLELDVPETALRR, from the coding sequence CTGCTGAGCGCCAACATCCAGGCCGGCTCGAGCACGCGCCGCTACAGCGACTACGCGATGCGCAGCTGGTCGCACGTGCTGCCGATGGGCAAGCGCCTGAGCCTCGACACCATCGCGCAGCTGGCCGGCGAGCACGACATCGTCGGCCTCAATGAAAGCGACCCGGGCAGCCTGCGCTCGGGTTTCACCAACCAGACCCACTACCTCGCCCAGCGCGGCGGCTTCCACTACTGGAGCCACCAGCCCAACCGGCGCGTCGGCGGCGTGGCCTCCAGTGCCAACGGGCTGCTCAGCCGCCTGGAGCCGATCGAGGTGATCGACCACGCCCTGCCCGGCCGCATCGCCGGCCGCGGCGTGCTGCTGGCCCATTTCGGCAACGACAACCGCGGCCTCACCATCGCCGTCGCGCACCTGTCGCTGGGCGCGGCCTCGCGCGCCTCGCAGCTGTCCTTCATCGCCGAACTGCTGCACGACCATCCCAACGCCGTGCTGATGGGCGATTTCAACTGCGACCTGGAACGGCCGGAAATGCAGGCGCTGTTCAAGCGCACGCGCCTGCAGCCGCCCGACAGCGTCGTCGCGACCTTCCCCAGCTGGCGACCGCAGCGCGCGATCGACCACATCCTGCTGGGCGACGGCCTGGTCCGCCACCACGCGCGCGCGATGGCCGCGGCGGCCTCCGACCACCTGGCACTGTCGCTGGAACTGGACGTGCCGGAGACGGCGCTGCGAAGGTAG
- a CDS encoding TonB-dependent receptor plug domain-containing protein has product MKALHRRTLAQAIQLSLLLGLPLAATAQDAPAPGATTLDTVTVTGSRIKKADLETQVPVQTLTREDIERTGLTSIGEIVQNLTGSGSALNTKFNSSGNFGFSPNGDGVGAGSAQVDLRNLGPKRVLVLVDGMRWVNESSASGVSAAVDLNTIPLALVERIDVLEDGASSIYGSDAIAGVVNIITRRNFEGGQVTLNHGQYSEGDGDINGADLAWGMNTDRSNLFLSLSYTEQDEVRASDRDISAIPIQGGSSRVPGGRFAFVDDAGNVYDLTTNPGLNNPVYTPGLPDCDSGVARTDDFHCFDFATDAFNYAPYNLVITPSKRAGVFGQYRFRINDGLGFYAKALFNRRESTNQAAPEPIDLGPGAGTTYGSDVFIPANHPFNPFGIDLVGGNDGNILTIRRRPLEGGPRIFEQQVDTQYIAAGLEGSFGGDKTFFWDVNAAWSKNEADQTNRGSYNSRNIALALGDPAVCAATPGCTPLDIFGFGTMTPAMLEWISPVFRDRSEQELTQFTANLSGDIVEMPAGPLSFATGFEYRKYEGAYNPDPQTVRGEYNGVPSLPTAGSYHVNELFVELNVPLMRDSAFGKSLDLSLAGRYSDYSTFGGEFTPKYGLRWQVADELLFRATYAEGFRAPSIGELFGSQSRFDALITDPCLVPPTAPPGSVAPIACPGVPVGAQQTDPQISVLTGGNPALEPERARSFSAGMVFSPGFASGASWSERLDFEVTFYRHNLEGAIQAIDAQTQLNLCAQTNSPQYCTGITRLPSGEIDEFANFLINLGSIKTDGWDADIFWTLPETSFGQFKLSWQNTIVTRYEARGAAGQLQPQGVGVVVNDSAIPEWTSNAVFGWKMDNWFASWTVRHISDMEEACLAADPAIFCTTPTTNKIDAITYNDAQVGYKFNWMKGLEIAVGVNNMFSKDPPVCTSCSLNGYEASTYDIPDGQFWYVRADLRF; this is encoded by the coding sequence ATGAAAGCGCTGCACCGACGTACCCTGGCCCAGGCCATCCAGCTGTCCCTCCTGCTCGGTCTGCCGCTTGCCGCGACCGCCCAGGACGCCCCGGCGCCGGGCGCCACCACCCTCGACACCGTGACCGTCACCGGTTCGCGCATCAAGAAGGCCGACCTGGAAACCCAGGTGCCGGTCCAGACGCTGACCCGCGAGGACATCGAGCGCACCGGCCTGACCTCGATCGGCGAGATCGTCCAGAACCTCACCGGCTCGGGCTCCGCCCTCAACACCAAGTTCAACTCCTCCGGCAACTTCGGCTTCTCGCCCAACGGCGACGGCGTCGGCGCCGGTTCGGCGCAGGTCGACCTGCGCAACCTGGGTCCCAAGCGCGTGCTGGTCCTGGTGGACGGCATGCGTTGGGTCAACGAGTCCTCGGCCTCCGGCGTGAGCGCCGCGGTCGACCTCAACACCATCCCGCTGGCCCTGGTCGAGCGCATCGACGTGCTCGAGGACGGCGCGTCCTCGATCTACGGCTCCGACGCCATCGCCGGCGTGGTCAACATCATCACCCGCCGCAACTTCGAAGGCGGGCAGGTCACGCTCAACCACGGCCAGTACAGCGAAGGCGACGGCGACATCAACGGCGCCGACCTCGCCTGGGGCATGAACACCGACCGCAGCAACCTGTTCCTCAGCCTGAGCTACACCGAGCAGGACGAAGTGCGCGCCTCCGACCGCGACATCAGCGCGATCCCGATCCAGGGCGGCAGCTCGCGCGTGCCCGGCGGCCGTTTCGCCTTCGTCGACGACGCCGGCAACGTCTACGACCTGACGACCAATCCCGGCCTGAACAACCCGGTGTACACGCCGGGCCTGCCGGACTGCGACTCGGGCGTGGCGCGCACCGACGACTTCCATTGCTTCGACTTCGCCACCGACGCGTTCAACTACGCGCCGTACAACCTGGTGATCACGCCCTCCAAGCGCGCCGGCGTGTTCGGCCAGTACCGCTTCCGCATCAACGACGGCCTGGGCTTCTACGCCAAGGCGCTGTTCAACCGTCGCGAGTCGACCAACCAGGCCGCGCCCGAACCCATCGACCTCGGTCCGGGTGCCGGCACGACCTATGGCTCGGATGTCTTCATCCCGGCCAACCATCCGTTCAATCCGTTCGGCATCGACCTGGTTGGCGGCAATGACGGCAACATCCTGACCATCCGCCGCCGTCCGCTCGAGGGCGGTCCGCGCATCTTCGAACAGCAGGTCGACACGCAGTACATCGCGGCGGGCCTGGAAGGTTCCTTCGGCGGCGACAAGACCTTCTTCTGGGACGTCAACGCGGCCTGGAGCAAGAACGAAGCCGACCAGACCAACCGCGGCAGCTACAACTCCCGCAACATCGCCCTCGCCCTGGGCGACCCGGCGGTCTGCGCGGCCACCCCGGGCTGCACGCCGCTGGACATCTTCGGCTTCGGCACGATGACGCCGGCGATGCTGGAGTGGATCAGCCCGGTCTTCCGCGACCGCAGCGAACAGGAACTGACCCAGTTCACCGCCAACCTGAGCGGCGACATCGTCGAAATGCCGGCCGGCCCGCTGTCGTTCGCGACCGGCTTCGAGTACCGCAAGTATGAGGGCGCCTACAACCCCGACCCGCAGACCGTGCGTGGCGAGTACAACGGCGTGCCCTCGCTGCCGACCGCAGGCAGCTACCACGTCAACGAGCTGTTCGTTGAGCTCAACGTGCCGCTGATGCGCGATTCGGCCTTCGGCAAGAGCCTGGACCTGAGCCTGGCCGGCCGCTATTCGGACTACTCGACCTTCGGCGGCGAATTCACGCCCAAGTACGGCCTGCGCTGGCAGGTGGCCGACGAGCTGCTGTTCCGCGCCACCTACGCCGAAGGCTTCCGCGCCCCGTCGATCGGTGAGCTGTTCGGCTCGCAGAGCCGCTTCGATGCGCTGATCACCGACCCCTGCCTGGTGCCGCCGACCGCGCCCCCGGGCAGCGTCGCCCCGATCGCCTGCCCGGGTGTCCCGGTGGGTGCGCAGCAGACCGATCCGCAGATCTCCGTGCTGACCGGCGGCAACCCCGCGCTGGAACCCGAACGCGCCCGCAGCTTCAGTGCCGGCATGGTGTTCAGCCCGGGCTTCGCCTCCGGCGCCTCGTGGTCGGAACGCCTCGACTTCGAAGTGACCTTCTACCGCCACAACCTGGAAGGCGCGATCCAGGCGATCGATGCCCAGACCCAGCTCAACCTGTGCGCGCAGACCAACAGCCCGCAGTACTGCACGGGCATCACCCGTCTGCCCTCGGGCGAGATCGACGAGTTCGCCAACTTCCTGATCAACCTGGGTTCGATCAAGACCGACGGCTGGGACGCGGACATCTTCTGGACGCTGCCGGAAACCAGCTTCGGCCAGTTCAAGCTGAGCTGGCAGAACACCATCGTGACGCGCTACGAAGCACGCGGCGCCGCCGGCCAGCTGCAGCCGCAGGGCGTGGGCGTGGTGGTGAACGATTCGGCCATCCCCGAGTGGACCAGCAACGCGGTGTTCGGCTGGAAGATGGACAACTGGTTCGCCTCGTGGACCGTGCGCCACATCTCGGACATGGAAGAGGCCTGCCTGGCCGCCGATCCGGCGATCTTCTGCACGACCCCGACCACCAACAAGATCGACGCGATCACCTACAACGACGCGCAGGTGGGCTACAAGTTCAACTGGATGAAGGGCCTGGAAATCGCGGTCGGCGTCAACAACATGTTCAGCAAGGATCCGCCGGTCTGCACCTCGTGCTCGCTCAACGGGTACGAAGCGTCGACCTACGACATCCCGGACGGCCAGTTCTGGTACGTGCGTGCGGACCTGCGCTTCTGA
- a CDS encoding sulfite exporter TauE/SafE family protein, with amino-acid sequence MAASILIFLLLGAVAGVLAGLLGVGGGLVLVAALAWLLPTLGVPQEAAMHAALASSLASIVLTAAASARAHHRRGSVLWPTVAWMVPGLLLGGWLGSGVAVRIDGDALRWIVAGYCLLAAAQLTFSRPRTGVGADLAPRGPAMSAAGVAIGAVSAVVGIGGGSMTVPLLVWRGVAPVRAVGTSSACGVAIGLASAVGYAMHAPDGALPQFSVGYVYLPAAIGVAAASVLAAPWGTRLAHRLHGTTLKRVFAVFLVLVGLSLMLKG; translated from the coding sequence GTGGCTGCCTCGATCCTGATCTTCCTGCTGCTGGGTGCCGTGGCCGGCGTCCTGGCCGGCCTGCTCGGCGTCGGCGGCGGTCTGGTGCTGGTGGCGGCGCTGGCCTGGCTGCTGCCCACGCTCGGCGTGCCGCAGGAAGCAGCGATGCACGCCGCACTGGCCAGTTCGCTGGCCAGCATCGTGCTGACCGCGGCGGCGTCCGCCCGCGCGCACCACCGCCGCGGCAGCGTGCTGTGGCCGACCGTGGCCTGGATGGTGCCGGGGCTGCTGCTGGGTGGCTGGCTGGGCAGCGGGGTCGCGGTGCGCATCGACGGCGACGCGCTGCGCTGGATCGTCGCCGGCTACTGCCTGCTGGCCGCCGCGCAGCTGACCTTCTCCCGCCCGCGGACCGGCGTGGGCGCCGACCTGGCGCCGCGGGGCCCGGCCATGAGCGCCGCGGGCGTCGCCATCGGCGCGGTCTCGGCCGTCGTCGGGATCGGCGGCGGCAGCATGACGGTCCCCCTGCTGGTCTGGCGCGGCGTCGCCCCGGTCCGCGCGGTGGGGACGTCCTCGGCCTGCGGCGTGGCCATCGGGCTGGCCAGCGCCGTGGGCTACGCCATGCACGCACCCGATGGTGCGCTGCCGCAATTCTCCGTGGGCTACGTGTACCTGCCTGCCGCAATTGGGGTAGCCGCCGCCTCGGTGCTCGCCGCGCCGTGGGGAACCCGGCTGGCGCATCGGCTGCACGGGACCACGCTCAAGCGCGTCTTCGCGGTGTTCCTGGTGCTGGTCGGCCTCAGCCTGATGCTCAAGGGATAG
- a CDS encoding lytic transglycosylase domain-containing protein: MSPRLLITTLVTLAACIAPAAMGQSTLAWPARNAAQGGASASTAAVRPDAQLPRVRSAIEAAERDGFDAASFADIAGHPLYGWVEYAGLRHDIDSVSSERANAFLQRYGGQAAGEAFREMWVAAAARRKDWSTVLAAWKPALGARSSDLRCVQLQARQVLGRDDAQWIEDAKAVWRAGGKPLPATCDPVFDALAAKGALSGELRWERIEKAAEEWQPGVMRAAARGLPPEELALANDYAAFVDAIHPRALDWPKTARSRRIASHGLARLAKSAPATGETQLPKYAQALGFTDEERGRVLYQAALWTVASYEPESAQRLNAVPAASFDDRLHEWRAREAMARSDWPAALAAIRAMGAKQRNDARWQYFEARLAQRTGDKAAAQRLFAEAAKKPEFHGFLAADEIGAPYTLCPWMPEDAPADEAAVARDPAIVRAMGLYRIERKGWATREWDEALSRFTDAQRRMAVEVAQANGWFDRAVFALGKDPKGEARPDELRLYTLRFPLHHDATIRREAAANRIDPAWVAAEIRAESVFDPRARSQANAMGLMQVLPGTGASVASRLGLPWGGADSLYNPDTNIVLGTAYLRQLLDQYGGQPYFAIAGYNAGPAPLSRWRTQRPGMDPDFWIETISYKETREYVARVLAFSVLYDWRLNGDALRLTDRLRGRTEGPRKKFVCPMATAPAPTAAPPAAAPAKPATRRKRRS, from the coding sequence ATGTCCCCCCGACTGTTGATCACCACGCTGGTGACGCTGGCCGCCTGCATCGCACCGGCCGCCATGGGCCAGTCCACGCTGGCCTGGCCCGCGCGCAACGCCGCCCAGGGCGGCGCGTCCGCCAGCACCGCCGCCGTCCGCCCCGATGCGCAGCTGCCGCGCGTGCGCAGCGCCATCGAGGCCGCCGAGCGCGACGGCTTCGACGCCGCGTCGTTCGCCGACATCGCCGGCCATCCGCTCTATGGCTGGGTGGAATACGCCGGCCTGCGCCACGACATCGACAGCGTTTCATCCGAACGCGCCAATGCCTTCCTGCAGCGCTACGGCGGCCAGGCCGCGGGCGAAGCCTTCCGCGAGATGTGGGTGGCGGCGGCGGCGCGCCGCAAGGACTGGTCGACCGTGCTGGCGGCGTGGAAGCCCGCGCTCGGCGCGCGCAGTTCCGACCTGCGCTGCGTGCAGCTGCAGGCGCGCCAGGTGCTGGGCAGGGACGACGCGCAATGGATAGAGGATGCCAAGGCGGTGTGGCGCGCCGGCGGCAAGCCGCTGCCGGCCACCTGCGACCCGGTGTTCGACGCGCTGGCCGCCAAGGGCGCGCTCAGCGGCGAGCTGCGCTGGGAACGCATCGAAAAGGCCGCCGAGGAGTGGCAGCCGGGCGTGATGCGCGCCGCGGCGCGCGGCCTGCCGCCCGAGGAACTGGCCCTGGCCAACGACTACGCCGCCTTCGTCGACGCCATCCATCCGCGCGCGCTGGACTGGCCGAAGACGGCGCGCAGCCGGCGCATCGCCTCGCACGGCCTGGCCCGCCTGGCCAAGTCGGCGCCGGCGACCGGCGAAACGCAGCTGCCGAAGTACGCGCAGGCGCTGGGCTTCACCGACGAGGAGCGCGGCCGGGTGCTGTACCAAGCCGCGCTGTGGACGGTGGCGTCCTATGAACCCGAATCGGCGCAGCGGCTCAACGCCGTGCCGGCCGCCAGCTTCGACGATCGCCTGCACGAATGGCGCGCCCGCGAGGCGATGGCGCGCTCGGACTGGCCCGCCGCGCTGGCGGCGATCCGCGCGATGGGCGCCAAGCAGCGCAACGACGCGCGCTGGCAGTACTTCGAGGCGCGGCTGGCGCAACGCACCGGCGACAAGGCCGCCGCGCAGCGCCTGTTCGCCGAAGCGGCGAAGAAGCCCGAGTTCCATGGTTTCCTGGCGGCCGACGAGATCGGCGCGCCGTACACGCTGTGCCCGTGGATGCCGGAGGACGCGCCGGCCGACGAAGCCGCGGTGGCGCGCGACCCGGCGATCGTCCGCGCGATGGGCCTGTACCGGATCGAGCGCAAGGGCTGGGCGACGCGCGAATGGGACGAGGCGCTTTCGCGCTTCACCGACGCGCAGCGGCGCATGGCGGTGGAAGTGGCGCAGGCCAACGGCTGGTTCGACCGCGCGGTGTTCGCGCTGGGCAAGGATCCCAAGGGCGAGGCGCGCCCCGACGAGCTGCGGTTGTACACGCTGCGATTCCCGCTGCACCACGACGCCACCATCCGCCGCGAGGCGGCGGCCAACCGGATCGACCCGGCCTGGGTGGCGGCGGAGATCCGCGCCGAGAGCGTGTTCGATCCGCGCGCCCGCTCGCAGGCCAACGCCATGGGCCTGATGCAGGTGCTGCCCGGCACCGGCGCCAGCGTGGCCAGCAGGCTGGGCCTGCCGTGGGGCGGCGCCGACTCGCTGTACAACCCCGACACCAACATCGTGCTGGGCACGGCCTACCTGCGCCAGCTGCTGGACCAGTACGGCGGCCAGCCGTACTTCGCCATCGCCGGCTACAACGCCGGCCCCGCGCCGCTGTCGCGCTGGCGGACCCAGCGCCCGGGCATGGACCCGGACTTCTGGATCGAGACCATCAGTTACAAGGAAACGCGCGAATACGTCGCCCGCGTGCTGGCCTTCAGCGTCCTCTACGACTGGCGCCTCAACGGCGACGCGCTACGCCTGACGGACCGTCTGCGCGGCCGCACGGAAGGCCCGCGCAAGAAGTTCGTCTGCCCGATGGCCACCGCGCCCGCGCCCACCGCGGCACCGCCGGCCGCCGCGCCGGCGAAGCCGGCGACGCGGCGGAAGCGGCGCAGCTAG
- a CDS encoding PH domain-containing protein, with protein MGLIDTLLGHASEKNLDKIAEDFAPLLAPGENVQRAFGLIRDLIVFTDRRLILTNKQGVTGSKVEYLSVPYRSIVMFSIETAGHFDMESELRIWISGQAAPIERSLGRDAGARDIVALLAQKA; from the coding sequence ATGGGCCTGATCGACACCCTGCTGGGCCACGCCAGCGAAAAGAACCTGGACAAGATCGCCGAGGACTTCGCGCCGCTGCTGGCGCCGGGCGAGAACGTGCAGCGCGCGTTCGGCCTGATCCGCGACCTCATCGTGTTCACCGACCGCCGCCTGATCCTGACCAACAAGCAGGGCGTGACCGGCAGCAAGGTGGAATACCTCAGCGTGCCCTACCGCAGCATCGTCATGTTCTCGATCGAGACGGCGGGCCACTTCGACATGGAGTCCGAACTGCGCATCTGGATCTCCGGCCAGGCCGCGCCGATCGAACGCAGCCTGGGCCGCGATGCCGGCGCGCGCGACATCGTCGCGCTGCTGGCGCAGAAGGCCTAG
- a CDS encoding multifunctional CCA addition/repair protein, with the protein MDIYLVGGAVRDRLLGLPHGDRDYVVVGQTPESMEAAGFKAVGKDFPVFLHPATGEEYALARTERKSGRGYKGFTVSADPSVTLEEDLQRRDFTINAIAQARGGGGSAGDPSGEPPGEHPRDPEADFDGPLIDPYHGARDLELRVLRHVSPAFGEDPLRVLRAARFMARFAHLGFTVAPETMALMRQMVASGELAELTAERVWQELRRAITSTTPSAFLRTLHDCGALAVVLPEVEALYGVPQRAEYHPEVDTGVHVELVCDMAAALAPGDELVGFAALTHDLGKALTPEHVLPRHIGHEKAGLEPLDVLCARLKVPVEHRQLARCVVRDHLNIHRIDEMRPQTVYELLERCDAFRRPERVDRIATACEADKRGRAGLADVAYPPGDRLREMHAAAMAIKARDLPGELQGEALGAALRRARIAAIAAVKERRP; encoded by the coding sequence ATGGACATCTACCTCGTCGGCGGCGCCGTCCGCGACCGGCTGCTCGGGTTGCCGCACGGCGACCGCGACTACGTCGTGGTGGGCCAGACGCCCGAGTCGATGGAGGCGGCCGGCTTCAAGGCCGTCGGCAAGGACTTCCCCGTCTTCCTGCATCCGGCCACCGGCGAGGAGTACGCGCTGGCGCGCACCGAACGCAAGTCCGGCCGCGGCTACAAGGGGTTCACCGTCAGCGCCGACCCTTCGGTCACGCTGGAGGAAGACCTGCAGCGGCGCGACTTCACCATCAACGCCATCGCGCAGGCGCGCGGGGGCGGCGGTTCTGCCGGCGATCCTTCCGGCGAACCTCCCGGCGAACATCCCCGCGATCCGGAGGCCGACTTCGACGGCCCGCTGATCGACCCTTATCACGGTGCACGCGACCTGGAACTGCGCGTGCTGCGCCACGTCAGTCCCGCCTTCGGCGAGGATCCGCTGCGGGTGCTGCGCGCGGCCCGCTTCATGGCCCGCTTCGCGCACCTGGGCTTCACCGTCGCCCCGGAGACGATGGCGCTGATGCGGCAGATGGTCGCGAGCGGCGAACTGGCCGAGCTCACCGCCGAGCGGGTGTGGCAGGAACTGCGCCGCGCGATCACCAGCACCACGCCGTCGGCCTTCCTGCGCACCCTGCACGACTGCGGTGCGCTCGCCGTCGTGCTGCCCGAGGTCGAGGCGCTGTACGGCGTGCCGCAGCGCGCCGAATACCATCCGGAAGTCGACACCGGCGTGCACGTGGAACTGGTGTGCGACATGGCCGCCGCGCTGGCGCCGGGCGACGAGCTGGTGGGTTTTGCCGCGCTCACCCACGACCTGGGCAAGGCGCTGACGCCCGAACACGTGCTGCCGCGCCACATCGGCCACGAGAAGGCCGGCCTGGAACCGCTGGACGTGCTGTGCGCGCGCCTGAAGGTGCCGGTGGAACACCGCCAGCTCGCGCGCTGCGTGGTCCGCGACCACCTCAACATCCACCGCATCGACGAGATGCGGCCGCAGACCGTGTACGAGCTGCTCGAACGCTGCGACGCCTTCCGCCGCCCCGAGCGCGTCGACCGCATCGCCACGGCGTGCGAGGCCGACAAGCGCGGCCGCGCGGGACTGGCGGACGTGGCCTACCCGCCCGGCGACCGCTTGCGCGAGATGCACGCCGCCGCCATGGCGATCAAGGCGCGCGATTTGCCCGGCGAACTGCAGGGCGAGGCGCTGGGCGCGGCGCTGCGGCGCGCGCGCATCGCCGCCATTGCTGCTGTCAAGGAACGCAGGCCGTAA